Proteins encoded within one genomic window of Formosa agariphila KMM 3901:
- a CDS encoding GumC family protein: MKNNKLDSKEEFINNFNLYFSKWKYFVLSMLFFLLLAFLYLRYTSNIYNSTAIIKIKDEQQNNQLAEISSMQNFGMFSNNFSNVVDEVAILKSKTLIEQTVKDLNLNVSFYIQGRIKEKESYLNPPFNFTFLKNDSIIDQIESTFYITVISDSKFKISFNNTNEEQSISTTEKVFNFGDKLDNTPFGELIITPNLGAYGTKIGSIVKVQFLPVNKVVDLFQKELIIQNTDGSNIINLSLSNKISAKSENFLNVLIKKYNEDAIKDKNEVIKISSDFINNRLEVVSEELEKVDLTAESLKKDNRLSDLTTQSNIFLQSEKENENQLITTSNQIQLIDYMEEHISSNNSDGDLLPANVGINDPNIALVTKSHNDLVLQRNRILKNSSNKNPTVINLNNQIKALKDNLQQSLLNLKSSTKITLNSLQKTDSRINAQIYSAPTKERKFRDITRQQSIKESLYLYLLEKREESAITLGMSPPNAKIIDVAHSEAEPISPKKGFAYLAALVLGFVFPFMFYYIKDLLDNKIHNKKDLTNYLSIPFIGEIPKSNIKNLNVKKVDYSPKAEAFRILRTNIDFMLQNISHKSKIIFVTSTTSKEGKSHTSVNLTLSLSHSQKKVLFIETDIRVPKGTRYLNIENQKGLTDYISNDSLDVKDVIVKTKDNPYLDIIPSGTIPPNPAELLMDKRVEDLFNTVQNDYDYIIVDTAAVGLVTDTLLISKYADLFVYVVKADYLDKRNLQIAQTMFDEKRLPNMTILLNNVDHKRSYGYGYGYGYGKNPNSSIKWWQLKKG, encoded by the coding sequence ATGAAAAATAATAAACTTGATAGTAAAGAAGAATTCATAAATAATTTTAATTTATATTTTTCTAAATGGAAATACTTTGTATTATCAATGCTCTTTTTTCTTTTATTAGCATTTTTATACTTGAGATACACTTCTAACATTTATAATAGCACAGCTATAATAAAAATTAAGGATGAGCAACAGAATAACCAACTTGCAGAAATATCTAGTATGCAAAATTTTGGGATGTTTTCTAATAATTTTAGTAATGTAGTTGATGAAGTGGCTATTTTAAAATCTAAAACTTTAATAGAACAAACAGTTAAGGATTTAAATTTGAATGTGAGTTTTTATATTCAAGGAAGAATTAAAGAAAAAGAAAGTTATCTAAATCCTCCTTTCAATTTTACTTTCTTAAAAAATGATTCTATAATTGATCAAATAGAATCAACATTTTATATTACAGTAATTTCGGACTCAAAATTCAAAATTTCTTTCAATAATACTAATGAAGAACAGAGTATATCTACCACTGAAAAAGTGTTTAATTTTGGAGATAAACTAGATAATACTCCTTTTGGAGAGTTGATAATTACACCTAATCTAGGTGCTTATGGGACCAAAATTGGCTCGATTGTTAAAGTGCAATTTCTTCCTGTAAATAAAGTAGTAGACTTGTTTCAGAAAGAATTAATAATTCAAAATACTGACGGGTCAAATATTATCAATCTATCTTTAAGTAATAAAATTAGTGCCAAATCAGAAAATTTTTTAAATGTATTAATTAAAAAGTATAATGAAGACGCTATAAAGGATAAAAATGAGGTTATTAAAATTTCTTCAGATTTTATTAATAATAGATTAGAAGTTGTCTCGGAAGAATTAGAAAAGGTTGATTTAACTGCTGAAAGTCTAAAGAAAGATAATAGACTATCAGATTTAACAACACAATCGAATATTTTTTTACAATCTGAAAAAGAAAATGAGAATCAATTAATTACTACTTCAAATCAAATTCAGTTGATTGATTATATGGAAGAACATATAAGTAGTAATAATTCAGATGGAGATTTATTACCTGCAAATGTGGGGATAAATGACCCGAACATTGCTTTGGTGACTAAAAGTCATAATGATTTAGTGTTGCAAAGAAATAGAATTTTGAAAAACTCTAGTAATAAGAACCCGACTGTAATAAATTTAAATAATCAAATAAAAGCTTTAAAAGATAATTTGCAACAAAGTTTATTAAATTTAAAATCTTCGACGAAAATAACTCTAAATTCTTTACAAAAAACAGATTCTAGAATAAATGCTCAGATTTATTCAGCCCCAACTAAAGAGAGGAAATTTAGGGATATTACTAGACAGCAGTCGATTAAGGAGTCATTATACCTTTATCTTTTAGAAAAAAGGGAAGAGTCAGCTATCACACTTGGTATGTCACCACCTAATGCAAAAATAATTGATGTAGCTCATAGTGAAGCTGAACCTATAAGTCCTAAAAAAGGGTTTGCTTATCTGGCTGCTTTGGTTCTTGGATTTGTATTTCCTTTCATGTTTTATTACATAAAAGATTTATTAGATAATAAGATTCATAATAAAAAAGATTTAACAAATTATTTGAGTATTCCATTCATTGGTGAGATACCTAAATCTAATATAAAAAATCTAAATGTTAAAAAGGTAGACTATTCTCCAAAGGCAGAAGCTTTTAGAATTTTAAGAACTAATATTGATTTTATGCTGCAGAATATTTCTCATAAATCCAAAATTATTTTCGTAACCTCTACAACTAGTAAAGAAGGTAAATCTCATACATCTGTAAACTTAACACTGTCTCTTTCTCACTCTCAAAAGAAAGTTTTATTTATTGAGACTGATATTAGAGTGCCCAAAGGTACAAGGTACTTAAATATTGAAAATCAAAAAGGATTAACAGATTATATTAGTAATGACAGCTTGGATGTTAAAGATGTTATTGTTAAAACAAAGGATAATCCATATTTAGATATAATACCTTCAGGTACTATACCTCCCAATCCAGCGGAATTATTAATGGATAAACGAGTTGAAGATCTTTTTAATACTGTTCAGAATGATTATGACTACATAATTGTAGATACTGCTGCAGTTGGTTTAGTTACTGATACACTGCTAATAAGTAAATACGCTGATTTATTTGTATATGTCGTCAAAGCTGATTATTTAGATAAGAGAAATCTACAAATTGCCCAAACGATGTTTGATGAGAAAAGATTGCCAAATATGACAATACTTTTAAATAATGTGGATCATAAAAGAAGTTATGGCTATGGCTATGGTTATGGTTACGGAAAAAATCCAAATAGCAGCATAAAATGGTGGCAGTTGAAGAAGGGATGA